From a region of the Lactuca sativa cultivar Salinas chromosome 4, Lsat_Salinas_v11, whole genome shotgun sequence genome:
- the LOC111887160 gene encoding L10-interacting MYB domain-containing protein-like, which produces MGDKQTWTNEQTKCLLQTCIEEVQTVGRKGLSLHKQSWHKLGTTIKEKYGVDLNQRQLKNAYDNLKAKYTGWLYLENKTGNLYNPQTNTFNLTNEEWEDFKKGHPKAASLKTVPLLFPELCAELFDGSSASGNLSYATSQTPSGSSSFHGAPLQLLDAPSINIDEDDFFFQSYK; this is translated from the exons ATGGGAGATAAACAGACATGGACCAATGAGCAAACAAAATGCTTATTGCAAACTTGTATTGAAGAAGTGCAAACCGTGGGTAGAAAAGGTTTGAGTTTGCACAAACAATCATGGCACAAGTTAGGAACAACTATTAAGGAAAAGTATGGCGTGGATTTGAATCAACGACAATTAAAAAACGCCTATGATAACCTTAAAGCCAAATACACAGGATGGTTATACTTAGAAAACAAAACTGGAAACCTTTACAACCCACAAACAAATACTTTTAACTTAACAAATGAGGAGTGGGAGGACTTTAAAAag GGACATCCGAAAGCTGCTTCTTTGAAAACCGTCCCATTATTGTTTCCAGAGCTTTGTGCAGAACTCTTTGATGGAAGCAGTGCATCTGGTAATCTCAGCTATGCCACATCCCAAACACCATCGGGATCATCTTCTTTCCATGGCGCACCATTACAGCTTTTGGACGCGCCTTCCATTAACATAGATGAAgatgatttttttttccaatcaTACAAGTGA